The Microbacterium sp. Nx66 genome contains a region encoding:
- a CDS encoding DUF1684 domain-containing protein, with protein sequence MTNAQTAVEVVDWRRRVFALYEAVRRADSPEEAHELWRIERDELLLRHPATPLLPQDRALFEGLPIASYDPSWRFELPILDTDPATFEFATGTDGVVPFERVGVVEIPDAGSLDVWRLASYGGGLFVPVRDASAGQGGGTYGGGRYLIDTIKGADLGADPRRGTIVLDFNFAYNPSCAYDPAWACPLAPPGNVLTVPIPVGELR encoded by the coding sequence ATGACGAATGCGCAGACAGCTGTCGAGGTCGTCGACTGGCGGCGGCGGGTGTTCGCCCTGTACGAAGCGGTGCGACGGGCCGACTCCCCGGAGGAGGCGCACGAGCTGTGGCGGATCGAGCGCGACGAGCTGCTGCTGCGGCACCCGGCGACGCCCCTCCTCCCGCAGGACAGGGCGCTGTTCGAGGGGCTGCCGATCGCCTCGTACGACCCTTCCTGGCGGTTCGAGCTCCCGATCCTCGACACGGATCCGGCCACGTTCGAGTTCGCGACCGGGACCGACGGCGTCGTGCCGTTCGAGCGTGTCGGCGTCGTGGAGATCCCGGACGCCGGATCGCTCGACGTGTGGCGGCTCGCCTCCTACGGCGGCGGGCTGTTCGTGCCGGTGCGCGATGCCTCCGCCGGGCAGGGCGGGGGGACGTACGGCGGCGGGCGCTACCTCATCGACACGATCAAGGGTGCCGACCTCGGGGCCGACCCACGCCGCGGCACGATCGTGCTCGACTTCAATTTCGCGTACAACCCGTCGTGCGCCTACGACCCGGCGTGGGCGTGCCCGCTGGCGCCACCCGGCAACGTGCTGACGGTGCCGATTCCGGTCGGAGAGCTCCGATGA
- a CDS encoding sugar nucleotide-binding protein: MTTPSPPRRALLVGFGKLGARLAPLLLGDGGEVLALRRSDGPVPDGVQALTADLAVPLTGPLPEVDAMVVTLPPGPDVSSYRTALSRLAAALPSPPARTLFVSSTGVFDGAGGAEPVTERVEPVPTTDRGRGLRDGERAAVELFDAVVVRPAGIYGPGREFLLRKVREGAPVAHRRRTNRIHETDLVRALDLLLRMPEPPALVHAVDRAPAPLGDVMTFLADRLGLPVPPDDGSAPSGFVYDGTLLRSVLGHLVYPTYEDGYAEMIDRS, translated from the coding sequence ATGACCACTCCGTCTCCGCCGCGCCGCGCCCTCCTCGTCGGCTTCGGGAAACTCGGCGCCCGGCTCGCCCCACTGCTCCTCGGGGACGGTGGTGAGGTTCTGGCCCTCCGCCGCAGTGACGGACCCGTGCCGGACGGTGTGCAGGCGCTCACCGCCGACCTCGCCGTCCCGCTCACGGGTCCGCTGCCCGAGGTCGACGCGATGGTGGTGACGCTGCCACCCGGGCCGGACGTGTCGTCGTACCGCACGGCGCTCTCCCGCCTCGCGGCGGCGTTGCCGTCCCCGCCCGCGCGGACGCTCTTCGTCTCGTCGACCGGGGTGTTCGACGGCGCCGGGGGCGCCGAGCCGGTGACCGAGCGGGTCGAGCCGGTGCCCACCACGGATCGCGGCCGCGGTCTGCGCGACGGAGAGCGCGCGGCCGTCGAGCTCTTCGACGCCGTGGTCGTGCGCCCCGCCGGCATCTACGGTCCTGGGCGCGAGTTCCTGCTCCGGAAGGTCCGGGAAGGGGCTCCGGTGGCCCACCGTCGCCGCACGAACCGGATCCACGAGACCGACCTGGTGCGCGCTCTCGACCTGCTGCTACGGATGCCGGAGCCCCCGGCGCTCGTGCACGCCGTCGACCGGGCGCCCGCTCCTCTGGGAGACGTCATGACCTTCCTCGCCGACCGCCTCGGTCTGCCGGTACCGCCCGACGACGGCAGTGCGCCGAGCGGCTTCGTCTACGACGGCACGCTCTTGCGTTCGGTGCTCGGCCACCTCGTGTACCCGACGTACGAGGACGGGTACGCGGAGATGATCGACCGGAGCTGA
- a CDS encoding FUSC family protein, translating to MTESQGRVWTGVLRVGPHRGDHRVALRAAVSVAVPLLVLWAVGRLDLSIYASFGAFAALYGRHDVFRDRIRMQASAGGVLLLAMLIGTALSVLAAPAVLSIVVVALVAAAVTLLAYVLQWHPPGPLFTVFATGACATIPATGASFGAVLLVGGASVLFGLALTALVAVVTRSTAEAPPRRRPSVGPVAAEMAASVAVAIVGAGVVGLLLGGTHWYWAAVGAVAAVSGAQLNARVIRGIQRLVGTLLGVLVAAGILALDMPPLAVIAVVVVLQGTAELFIGRNYGIAMVFVTPLALLMVHLAAPTPVADLLTDRVLETIIGVLVGTIVAVASAALRRRGRRRP from the coding sequence GTGACGGAATCGCAGGGACGGGTGTGGACGGGGGTCCTCCGCGTCGGCCCGCACCGCGGCGATCACCGGGTGGCCCTGCGCGCCGCGGTGAGCGTCGCCGTCCCGCTGCTCGTGCTGTGGGCCGTCGGCCGGCTCGACCTCAGCATCTATGCGAGCTTCGGCGCCTTCGCCGCGCTCTACGGTCGGCACGACGTCTTCCGCGACCGGATCCGCATGCAGGCGAGTGCCGGAGGCGTACTGCTCCTCGCGATGCTGATCGGCACGGCGCTGTCGGTCCTCGCCGCCCCCGCCGTGCTGAGCATCGTCGTCGTCGCACTCGTCGCTGCGGCCGTGACGCTCCTCGCCTACGTCCTGCAGTGGCACCCGCCCGGTCCACTGTTCACGGTCTTCGCGACCGGCGCGTGCGCGACCATCCCTGCCACCGGCGCCTCCTTCGGCGCGGTCCTGCTCGTCGGCGGGGCGAGCGTGCTCTTCGGCCTCGCGCTCACCGCCCTCGTCGCCGTGGTCACCCGGAGCACGGCGGAGGCGCCGCCGCGACGGCGCCCGTCCGTGGGCCCGGTCGCCGCCGAGATGGCCGCCTCGGTCGCCGTCGCGATCGTCGGTGCCGGAGTCGTGGGCCTGCTCCTCGGCGGCACTCACTGGTACTGGGCGGCGGTCGGCGCGGTGGCGGCGGTCAGCGGCGCGCAGCTCAACGCCCGCGTGATCCGCGGCATCCAGCGCCTCGTCGGCACGCTGCTCGGCGTGCTGGTGGCCGCCGGGATCCTCGCTCTCGACATGCCGCCTCTCGCCGTGATCGCCGTCGTCGTGGTCCTGCAGGGGACGGCGGAACTGTTCATCGGCCGCAACTACGGCATCGCGATGGTGTTCGTCACCCCGCTGGCCCTCCTGATGGTGCACCTGGCCGCACCCACACCGGTCGCCGACCTTTTGACCGATCGCGTCCTGGAGACGATCATCGGCGTCCTCGTCGGCACGATCGTCGCCGTCGCGTCGGCCGCGCTGCGCCGGCGGGGTCGGCGCCGCCCGTGA
- a CDS encoding MIP/aquaporin family protein: MIGTPRKALAEAIATFLFVLAIIAAVNSGSPLTPLAIGFTLMVLVYSTGHISGAHLNPAVSLGVFLRGGLSVADFVSYLVAQFAGGALAALVALAVWPAGEKAMVIEVGPAFLVEALFTLILVWVVLNSATSKDTAGNSFYGLAIGATVFVGAATVGSISGGGFNPAVALGLSVSGHFAWSSLWLYIVAPAAGAIIAALLFRVLNADDARKIAADAE, encoded by the coding sequence ATGATCGGTACACCTCGTAAGGCGCTCGCAGAAGCGATCGCCACGTTCCTCTTCGTCCTCGCCATCATCGCCGCGGTGAACAGCGGAAGCCCGCTCACCCCGCTCGCGATCGGCTTCACGTTGATGGTGCTCGTGTACTCCACGGGCCACATCTCCGGCGCCCACCTCAACCCGGCGGTCTCGCTGGGCGTGTTCCTGCGCGGCGGGCTCAGCGTCGCCGACTTCGTCTCCTACCTCGTCGCGCAGTTCGCCGGCGGGGCGCTCGCCGCTCTCGTGGCTCTCGCCGTCTGGCCGGCGGGGGAGAAGGCGATGGTCATCGAGGTCGGCCCGGCGTTCCTCGTCGAGGCGCTGTTCACCCTGATCCTCGTCTGGGTCGTGCTGAACTCCGCCACCTCGAAGGACACCGCGGGCAACTCGTTCTACGGGCTCGCGATCGGTGCGACCGTCTTCGTCGGTGCGGCGACGGTCGGCTCCATCTCGGGTGGCGGGTTCAACCCGGCGGTGGCGCTCGGCCTCTCGGTCAGCGGGCACTTCGCGTGGAGCTCCCTCTGGCTCTACATCGTGGCTCCTGCGGCCGGTGCGATCATCGCGGCGCTGCTGTTCCGGGTGCTCAACGCCGACGACGCGCGGAAGATCGCTGCGGACGCCGAGTAG
- a CDS encoding APC family permease — translation MTAQTEPRAETPTRLRRAITGPLLFAFILGDVLGAGIYALMGVLSEDVGGLLWAPLVLALLLAMLTAGSYAELVTKYPRAGGAAVFAERAFHSPLVSFLVGFSMLAAGVTSAAGLAIAFAGDYLSTFIDLPTIPVAIVFLAIVGLLNARGIRESMGANLVMTAIELSGLVIVIVVVAVFVGGGGGDLSRATQVPEGANVALAVLSGAVIAYYSFVGFETSANMIEEVKDPRRTYPRALFGALLTAGVVYVLVGIASAVALPASELQESSGPLLAVVEATGVSVPSWLFSLIALIAVANGALLTMIMVSRLTYGMAEQNLLPSVLGRVLPKRKTPWVAILTTTLVAMGLTLVGDLATLAETVVLLLLVVFLSVNISVLVLRRDKVEHDHFRVWTFVPVLGIASCILLLTQQRPQVWLFGAILLAVGGVLYAVARWTRNRSKTADTKESHEHA, via the coding sequence ATGACCGCCCAGACCGAGCCGCGCGCCGAGACACCCACCCGGCTGCGCCGCGCCATCACCGGCCCCCTCCTGTTCGCGTTCATCCTCGGTGACGTCCTGGGCGCGGGGATCTATGCGCTCATGGGCGTGCTGTCGGAGGACGTGGGCGGTCTGCTCTGGGCACCGCTCGTCCTCGCCCTCCTTCTCGCCATGCTCACCGCCGGCTCGTATGCGGAACTCGTCACCAAGTATCCGCGCGCCGGCGGCGCCGCGGTCTTCGCCGAGCGCGCGTTCCACAGCCCGCTGGTCTCCTTCCTCGTCGGCTTCAGCATGCTCGCGGCGGGTGTGACCAGCGCGGCCGGTCTCGCCATCGCCTTCGCCGGCGACTACCTCAGCACCTTCATCGACCTGCCGACCATCCCGGTCGCGATCGTCTTCCTCGCGATCGTCGGCCTGCTCAACGCCCGCGGCATCCGCGAGTCGATGGGCGCGAACCTCGTGATGACGGCGATCGAGCTCAGCGGCCTCGTCATCGTGATCGTCGTCGTGGCGGTGTTCGTCGGCGGCGGGGGCGGCGACCTGTCCCGGGCGACGCAGGTGCCGGAGGGGGCGAACGTCGCGCTGGCGGTGCTCTCCGGCGCGGTGATCGCGTACTACTCCTTCGTCGGCTTCGAGACCTCCGCCAACATGATCGAAGAGGTCAAGGACCCGCGGCGGACCTATCCCCGCGCGCTGTTCGGAGCACTCCTCACCGCGGGCGTCGTGTACGTGCTCGTCGGTATCGCCAGCGCCGTCGCCCTGCCGGCGTCCGAGCTGCAGGAGTCCAGCGGTCCGCTGCTCGCGGTCGTCGAGGCCACCGGGGTCAGCGTCCCGTCCTGGCTGTTCAGCCTCATCGCCCTCATCGCGGTCGCCAACGGTGCGCTGCTCACGATGATCATGGTCAGCCGCCTCACCTACGGCATGGCGGAGCAGAACCTCCTGCCGTCGGTGCTCGGGCGCGTCCTGCCGAAGCGGAAGACCCCGTGGGTCGCGATCCTGACCACGACGCTCGTGGCGATGGGCCTCACGCTGGTCGGAGACCTCGCGACCCTCGCCGAGACCGTCGTGCTGCTGCTGCTCGTCGTCTTCCTGAGTGTGAACATCTCGGTGCTGGTCCTGCGCCGCGACAAGGTCGAGCACGACCACTTCCGCGTGTGGACGTTCGTCCCGGTGCTGGGCATCGCGTCCTGCATCCTGCTGCTCACCCAGCAGCGTCCGCAGGTGTGGCTGTTCGGCGCCATCCTCCTCGCCGTCGGCGGGGTGCTCTACGCTGTCGCCCGATGGACCCGCAATCGATCGAAGACCGCCGACACGAAGGAGAGCCATGAGCACGCCTGA
- a CDS encoding multidrug transporter has product MSTPDNTADETFEENRHDQLTSAPDATEADAAPRVDVSEHDGNTRIDIRDDAEVRPGPGPGMPEADGED; this is encoded by the coding sequence ATGAGCACGCCTGACAACACCGCTGACGAGACGTTCGAGGAGAACCGTCACGACCAGCTGACCTCCGCTCCCGATGCCACGGAGGCCGACGCCGCGCCGCGCGTGGACGTCTCGGAGCACGACGGCAACACGCGCATCGACATCCGGGATGACGCGGAGGTGCGCCCGGGCCCCGGTCCTGGCATGCCGGAGGCCGACGGCGAGGACTGA
- the corA gene encoding magnesium/cobalt transporter CorA: MAIVDNAVYVDGVRTENPQSLNDTFERIRERRGMGWIGLYRPSPEEIRAVADEFGIHELVVEDALSGHQRAKLERYGDVLFMVLRPARYLDEREEVEFGEVHVLVGPDFVVTIRHAESPDLGRVRRRLEADPALLAHGPEAVLYAILDEVVDEYSPVLAGLENDIDEIEGQLFEEDADATQRIYDLGREVIDFQRATQPLTGMLEALLRGSEKYRVSEELQRYLRDVLDHTLRVSDKATTFRSVLDNALTVESTIVARRQNDEMRRMTELSIRQNDEVKKISGWAAILFAPTLVGTVYGMNFDHMPELHWALGYPMAVLLMVAMGVGLYAAFKRKGWL; the protein is encoded by the coding sequence ATGGCGATCGTCGACAACGCCGTCTACGTCGATGGCGTGCGCACCGAGAACCCGCAGAGCCTGAACGACACGTTCGAGCGGATCCGCGAACGACGGGGCATGGGGTGGATCGGTCTGTATCGGCCGAGCCCCGAGGAGATCCGCGCCGTGGCTGACGAGTTCGGCATCCACGAGCTGGTTGTGGAGGACGCGCTCTCCGGTCACCAGCGCGCCAAGCTGGAGCGGTACGGCGACGTGCTGTTCATGGTCCTCCGCCCCGCCCGCTATCTCGACGAGCGCGAGGAGGTCGAGTTCGGCGAGGTGCACGTGCTGGTAGGACCCGACTTCGTCGTGACGATCCGTCATGCGGAGTCGCCGGACCTCGGCCGCGTGCGTCGCCGGCTCGAGGCCGATCCCGCTCTGCTCGCCCACGGCCCTGAGGCGGTGCTCTACGCGATCCTCGACGAGGTCGTCGACGAGTACTCCCCGGTCCTCGCCGGACTCGAGAACGACATCGACGAGATCGAGGGTCAGCTCTTCGAGGAGGACGCGGACGCGACCCAGCGGATCTACGACCTCGGTCGCGAGGTGATCGACTTCCAGCGGGCGACGCAGCCGCTGACCGGCATGCTCGAGGCGCTGCTCCGCGGATCCGAGAAGTACCGCGTGAGCGAGGAGCTCCAGCGGTACCTGCGGGACGTCCTCGACCACACCCTGCGCGTGAGCGACAAGGCGACGACCTTCCGCTCCGTCCTCGACAACGCCCTCACGGTCGAGTCGACCATCGTCGCGCGACGCCAGAACGACGAGATGCGACGGATGACGGAACTCAGCATCCGCCAGAACGATGAGGTGAAGAAGATCTCCGGCTGGGCGGCGATCCTCTTCGCTCCGACGCTCGTCGGCACCGTCTACGGCATGAACTTCGACCACATGCCGGAGCTGCACTGGGCACTCGGGTACCCCATGGCGGTGCTGCTCATGGTGGCGATGGGCGTCGGGCTCTACGCGGCGTTCAAGCGCAAGGGCTGGCTGTAG
- a CDS encoding serine hydrolase domain-containing protein gives MQLLSSRRWRAAAATAAVLGLVLTGCSSEGSFSYTPPPQVDATLPDDTVAALQGAVDNALAASGASGAIVGVWVPWSGTWVAATGTQDKADGGELSTDMSFRIADITRLMTCDVLYALADEGTVELDAKVPEYVSGVADMADVTLLDLCNGTSGAGSSEATVKSAWLNTPERVWAPLELAGYGLGRARVAPQTTFRDSDAGYLLLGLALERASGMSARELIAEYVTEPLELADTSLPSPAAAPPSEGASLSGHYMGAVEGGFTCAAPVDITTMSSSTGFTDSGVVSTITDLGRYMQAEAKQVLRTKDEPDRFASPLPAYDKAPSWYQATGGAYIVGSMIGQHGWTPGYATAAYSDPTTGFTVAVVLNDSTGGARFAQQLSWELAAIASKAPAAAGETAPEFGLPYTAEQYHTAIANAALACVPPAG, from the coding sequence ATGCAGCTTCTCTCGTCGCGCCGGTGGCGCGCCGCAGCGGCCACGGCGGCCGTTCTCGGTCTCGTCCTCACCGGATGCTCCTCCGAGGGCTCCTTCAGCTATACGCCACCCCCGCAGGTCGACGCCACGCTTCCCGACGACACGGTCGCGGCGCTGCAGGGCGCGGTCGACAACGCGCTCGCGGCCTCCGGGGCCAGCGGGGCGATCGTCGGGGTCTGGGTGCCGTGGAGCGGCACCTGGGTCGCCGCCACGGGCACGCAGGACAAGGCGGACGGCGGCGAGCTCTCCACCGACATGTCGTTCCGCATCGCCGACATCACCCGGTTGATGACCTGCGACGTCCTCTACGCGCTCGCCGACGAGGGCACCGTGGAGCTCGACGCGAAGGTGCCGGAGTACGTCTCGGGCGTCGCCGACATGGCCGATGTCACTCTCCTCGATCTGTGCAACGGAACCAGTGGCGCCGGTTCGTCCGAGGCGACGGTCAAGAGCGCGTGGCTGAACACGCCGGAGCGGGTCTGGGCGCCCCTCGAGCTCGCGGGTTACGGTCTCGGCCGCGCGCGCGTCGCTCCGCAGACCACGTTCCGCGACTCCGACGCCGGATACCTTCTCCTCGGCCTCGCGTTGGAGCGCGCCTCGGGGATGAGCGCGCGCGAACTGATCGCCGAGTACGTCACCGAGCCGCTGGAGCTCGCCGACACCTCGCTGCCGTCGCCCGCTGCGGCACCGCCGTCGGAGGGGGCGTCGCTCAGCGGACACTACATGGGAGCCGTCGAGGGCGGTTTCACCTGCGCCGCGCCCGTCGACATCACGACGATGTCCTCCAGCACCGGCTTCACCGATTCGGGTGTGGTGTCGACGATCACCGACCTCGGGCGGTACATGCAGGCTGAGGCCAAGCAGGTGCTGCGCACGAAGGACGAGCCGGACCGCTTCGCGTCGCCGCTCCCCGCGTACGACAAGGCACCATCGTGGTACCAGGCGACCGGTGGCGCCTACATCGTCGGTTCTATGATCGGTCAGCACGGCTGGACTCCCGGCTACGCGACGGCGGCGTACTCCGACCCGACGACCGGCTTCACGGTTGCCGTGGTGCTGAACGACTCCACGGGCGGTGCGCGCTTCGCCCAGCAGCTCTCCTGGGAGCTCGCGGCGATCGCCTCCAAGGCACCCGCGGCGGCCGGGGAGACGGCTCCGGAGTTCGGTCTCCCCTATACGGCCGAGCAGTATCACACGGCCATCGCGAACGCCGCGCTCGCGTGCGTCCCTCCGGCCGGCTGA